The following proteins are encoded in a genomic region of Rhinolophus ferrumequinum isolate MPI-CBG mRhiFer1 chromosome 17, mRhiFer1_v1.p, whole genome shotgun sequence:
- the IFRD2 gene encoding interferon-related developmental regulator 2 isoform X2, with protein MPRARKDSAPRKGGQRRRGGARSSIQADSGSSEDEAASEARSTTSDCPSLLSTVAEDSLGGDAVDEQGQQEDLEEKVKEYVDCLTDKSAKTRQGALESLRLALASRLLPDFLLERCLTLADALEKCLKKGKGEEQALAAAVVGLLCVQLGPGPKGEELFHSLQPLLVSVLSDNTASPAARLHCASALGVGCYVAAADVQDLVSCLTCLEGVFSRSCGVSGPTAPVAPASLHGLFCAVLQAWALLLTICPSTHVSHILDRQLPRLPQLLSSDSVNLRIAAGETIALLFELARDLEEDFIYEDMDALCSALRTLATDSSKYRAKSDRRRQRSTFRAVLHFVEGGNCEEETVRFGLEVLYVDSWARRRIYAAFKDVLGTTSYSVTSLAWALCWCWMLLP; from the exons ATGCCTCGCGCCCGTAAGGACAGCGCGCCCCGCAAGGGCGGTCAGCGCCGCAGAGGAG GTGCCCGGAGCAGTATCCAAGCTGACTCAGGTTCCAGTGAGGACGAGGCAGCCAGTGAGGCCCGCAGCACCACCAGTGATTGCCCCAGCCTTCTTAGCACCGTCGCAGAGGACAGCCTTG GGGGGGATGCCGTGGATGAGCAGGGCCAGCAGGAAGACCttgaggagaaggtgaaggagtATGTGGACTGCCTCACAGATAAGAG TGCCAAGACCCGGCAAGGTGCTCTAGAGAGCTTGCGCCTGGCCCTGGCGTCCCGCCTACTCCCTGACTTCTTGCTGGAACGCTGCCTTACACTGGCCGATGCCTTGGAAAAGTGCCTTAAGAAAG GGAAGGGCGAGGAACAGGCCCTGGCCGCTGCCGTGGTAGGCCTGCTCTGTGTGCAACTGGGCCCTGGACCCAAGGGCGAGGAGCTGTTCCACAGCCTGCAGCCCCTCCTGGTCTCCGTGCTCAGTGACAACACAGCTAGCCCTGCTGCCCGCCTCCAT TGCGCTTCTGCCCTGGGCGTGGGCTGCTACGTGGCTGCCGCTGATGTCCAG GACCTGGTCTCTTGCCTCACCTGCTTGGAAGGTGTTTTCAGCCGGTCCTGTGGTGTGAGCGGTCCCACAGCCCCAGTGGCCCCTGCCAGCCTGCATGGCCTGTTCTGTGCCGTCCTACAGGCCTGGGCATTGCTACTCACCATCTGCCCCAGCACCCATGTCAGTCACATCCTGGACAG gcagctGCCCCGGCTGCCCCAGCTCTTGTCCAGCGACAGTGTGAACCTGAGGATCGCTGCCGGCGAGACCATCGCGCTGCTCTTTGAGCTCGCCCGGGACCTTGAG GAGGACTTCATTTACGAGGACATGGACGCCCTCTGCAGTGCCCTGCGCACTCTGGCCACTGACAGCAGCAAGTACCGTGCCAAATCTGACCGTCGGCGGCAGCGCTCTACTTTCCGTGCCGTGCTGCACTTTGTGGAG GGCGGCAACTGTGAAGAAGAGACAGTCCGCTTCGGCCTCGAGGTGCTCTACGTGGACAGCTGGGCTCGGCGTCGCATCTATGCCGCCTTCAAGGACGTGCTGGG AACAACGAGCTACTCCGTGACATCTTTGGCCTGGGCCCTGTGCTGGTGCTGGATGCTACTGCCTTGA
- the IFRD2 gene encoding interferon-related developmental regulator 2 isoform X1 has translation MPRARKDSAPRKGGQRRRGGARSSIQADSGSSEDEAASEARSTTSDCPSLLSTVAEDSLGGDAVDEQGQQEDLEEKVKEYVDCLTDKSAKTRQGALESLRLALASRLLPDFLLERCLTLADALEKCLKKGKGEEQALAAAVVGLLCVQLGPGPKGEELFHSLQPLLVSVLSDNTASPAARLHCASALGVGCYVAAADVQDLVSCLTCLEGVFSRSCGVSGPTAPVAPASLHGLFCAVLQAWALLLTICPSTHVSHILDRQLPRLPQLLSSDSVNLRIAAGETIALLFELARDLEEDFIYEDMDALCSALRTLATDSSKYRAKSDRRRQRSTFRAVLHFVEGGNCEEETVRFGLEVLYVDSWARRRIYAAFKDVLGSGMHHHLQNNELLRDIFGLGPVLVLDATALKACKTSRFEKHLYNAAAFKARTKARSRMRDKRADIL, from the exons ATGCCTCGCGCCCGTAAGGACAGCGCGCCCCGCAAGGGCGGTCAGCGCCGCAGAGGAG GTGCCCGGAGCAGTATCCAAGCTGACTCAGGTTCCAGTGAGGACGAGGCAGCCAGTGAGGCCCGCAGCACCACCAGTGATTGCCCCAGCCTTCTTAGCACCGTCGCAGAGGACAGCCTTG GGGGGGATGCCGTGGATGAGCAGGGCCAGCAGGAAGACCttgaggagaaggtgaaggagtATGTGGACTGCCTCACAGATAAGAG TGCCAAGACCCGGCAAGGTGCTCTAGAGAGCTTGCGCCTGGCCCTGGCGTCCCGCCTACTCCCTGACTTCTTGCTGGAACGCTGCCTTACACTGGCCGATGCCTTGGAAAAGTGCCTTAAGAAAG GGAAGGGCGAGGAACAGGCCCTGGCCGCTGCCGTGGTAGGCCTGCTCTGTGTGCAACTGGGCCCTGGACCCAAGGGCGAGGAGCTGTTCCACAGCCTGCAGCCCCTCCTGGTCTCCGTGCTCAGTGACAACACAGCTAGCCCTGCTGCCCGCCTCCAT TGCGCTTCTGCCCTGGGCGTGGGCTGCTACGTGGCTGCCGCTGATGTCCAG GACCTGGTCTCTTGCCTCACCTGCTTGGAAGGTGTTTTCAGCCGGTCCTGTGGTGTGAGCGGTCCCACAGCCCCAGTGGCCCCTGCCAGCCTGCATGGCCTGTTCTGTGCCGTCCTACAGGCCTGGGCATTGCTACTCACCATCTGCCCCAGCACCCATGTCAGTCACATCCTGGACAG gcagctGCCCCGGCTGCCCCAGCTCTTGTCCAGCGACAGTGTGAACCTGAGGATCGCTGCCGGCGAGACCATCGCGCTGCTCTTTGAGCTCGCCCGGGACCTTGAG GAGGACTTCATTTACGAGGACATGGACGCCCTCTGCAGTGCCCTGCGCACTCTGGCCACTGACAGCAGCAAGTACCGTGCCAAATCTGACCGTCGGCGGCAGCGCTCTACTTTCCGTGCCGTGCTGCACTTTGTGGAG GGCGGCAACTGTGAAGAAGAGACAGTCCGCTTCGGCCTCGAGGTGCTCTACGTGGACAGCTGGGCTCGGCGTCGCATCTATGCCGCCTTCAAGGACGTGCTGGGGTCAGGCATGCACCACCACCTCCAG AACAACGAGCTACTCCGTGACATCTTTGGCCTGGGCCCTGTGCTGGTGCTGGATGCTACTGCCTTGAAGGCCTGCAAGACCTCA
- the IFRD2 gene encoding interferon-related developmental regulator 2 isoform X4 gives MPRARKDSAPRKGGQRRRGGARSSIQADSGSSEDEAASEARSTTSDCPSLLSTVAEDSLGGDAVDEQGQQEDLEEKVKEYVDCLTDKSAKTRQGALESLRLALASRLLPDFLLERCLTLADALEKCLKKGKGEEQALAAAVVGLLCVQLGPGPKGEELFHSLQPLLVSVLSDNTASPAARLHCASALGVGCYVAAADVQDLVSCLTCLEGVFSRSCGVSGPTAPVAPASLHGLFCAVLQAWALLLTICPSTHVSHILDRRTSFTRTWTPSAVPCALWPLTAASTVPNLTVGGSALLSVPCCTLWRAATVKKRQSASASRCSTWTAGLGVASMPPSRTCWGQACTTTSRTTSYSVTSLAWALCWCWMLLP, from the exons ATGCCTCGCGCCCGTAAGGACAGCGCGCCCCGCAAGGGCGGTCAGCGCCGCAGAGGAG GTGCCCGGAGCAGTATCCAAGCTGACTCAGGTTCCAGTGAGGACGAGGCAGCCAGTGAGGCCCGCAGCACCACCAGTGATTGCCCCAGCCTTCTTAGCACCGTCGCAGAGGACAGCCTTG GGGGGGATGCCGTGGATGAGCAGGGCCAGCAGGAAGACCttgaggagaaggtgaaggagtATGTGGACTGCCTCACAGATAAGAG TGCCAAGACCCGGCAAGGTGCTCTAGAGAGCTTGCGCCTGGCCCTGGCGTCCCGCCTACTCCCTGACTTCTTGCTGGAACGCTGCCTTACACTGGCCGATGCCTTGGAAAAGTGCCTTAAGAAAG GGAAGGGCGAGGAACAGGCCCTGGCCGCTGCCGTGGTAGGCCTGCTCTGTGTGCAACTGGGCCCTGGACCCAAGGGCGAGGAGCTGTTCCACAGCCTGCAGCCCCTCCTGGTCTCCGTGCTCAGTGACAACACAGCTAGCCCTGCTGCCCGCCTCCAT TGCGCTTCTGCCCTGGGCGTGGGCTGCTACGTGGCTGCCGCTGATGTCCAG GACCTGGTCTCTTGCCTCACCTGCTTGGAAGGTGTTTTCAGCCGGTCCTGTGGTGTGAGCGGTCCCACAGCCCCAGTGGCCCCTGCCAGCCTGCATGGCCTGTTCTGTGCCGTCCTACAGGCCTGGGCATTGCTACTCACCATCTGCCCCAGCACCCATGTCAGTCACATCCTGGACAG GAGGACTTCATTTACGAGGACATGGACGCCCTCTGCAGTGCCCTGCGCACTCTGGCCACTGACAGCAGCAAGTACCGTGCCAAATCTGACCGTCGGCGGCAGCGCTCTACTTTCCGTGCCGTGCTGCACTTTGTGGAG GGCGGCAACTGTGAAGAAGAGACAGTCCGCTTCGGCCTCGAGGTGCTCTACGTGGACAGCTGGGCTCGGCGTCGCATCTATGCCGCCTTCAAGGACGTGCTGGGGTCAGGCATGCACCACCACCTCCAG AACAACGAGCTACTCCGTGACATCTTTGGCCTGGGCCCTGTGCTGGTGCTGGATGCTACTGCCTTGA
- the IFRD2 gene encoding interferon-related developmental regulator 2 isoform X3: MPRARKDSAPRKGGQRRRGGARSSIQADSGSSEDEAASEARSTTSDCPSLLSTVAEDSLGKGEEQALAAAVVGLLCVQLGPGPKGEELFHSLQPLLVSVLSDNTASPAARLHCASALGVGCYVAAADVQDLVSCLTCLEGVFSRSCGVSGPTAPVAPASLHGLFCAVLQAWALLLTICPSTHVSHILDRQLPRLPQLLSSDSVNLRIAAGETIALLFELARDLEEDFIYEDMDALCSALRTLATDSSKYRAKSDRRRQRSTFRAVLHFVEGGNCEEETVRFGLEVLYVDSWARRRIYAAFKDVLGSGMHHHLQNNELLRDIFGLGPVLVLDATALKACKTSRFEKHLYNAAAFKARTKARSRMRDKRADIL; this comes from the exons ATGCCTCGCGCCCGTAAGGACAGCGCGCCCCGCAAGGGCGGTCAGCGCCGCAGAGGAG GTGCCCGGAGCAGTATCCAAGCTGACTCAGGTTCCAGTGAGGACGAGGCAGCCAGTGAGGCCCGCAGCACCACCAGTGATTGCCCCAGCCTTCTTAGCACCGTCGCAGAGGACAGCCTTG GGAAGGGCGAGGAACAGGCCCTGGCCGCTGCCGTGGTAGGCCTGCTCTGTGTGCAACTGGGCCCTGGACCCAAGGGCGAGGAGCTGTTCCACAGCCTGCAGCCCCTCCTGGTCTCCGTGCTCAGTGACAACACAGCTAGCCCTGCTGCCCGCCTCCAT TGCGCTTCTGCCCTGGGCGTGGGCTGCTACGTGGCTGCCGCTGATGTCCAG GACCTGGTCTCTTGCCTCACCTGCTTGGAAGGTGTTTTCAGCCGGTCCTGTGGTGTGAGCGGTCCCACAGCCCCAGTGGCCCCTGCCAGCCTGCATGGCCTGTTCTGTGCCGTCCTACAGGCCTGGGCATTGCTACTCACCATCTGCCCCAGCACCCATGTCAGTCACATCCTGGACAG gcagctGCCCCGGCTGCCCCAGCTCTTGTCCAGCGACAGTGTGAACCTGAGGATCGCTGCCGGCGAGACCATCGCGCTGCTCTTTGAGCTCGCCCGGGACCTTGAG GAGGACTTCATTTACGAGGACATGGACGCCCTCTGCAGTGCCCTGCGCACTCTGGCCACTGACAGCAGCAAGTACCGTGCCAAATCTGACCGTCGGCGGCAGCGCTCTACTTTCCGTGCCGTGCTGCACTTTGTGGAG GGCGGCAACTGTGAAGAAGAGACAGTCCGCTTCGGCCTCGAGGTGCTCTACGTGGACAGCTGGGCTCGGCGTCGCATCTATGCCGCCTTCAAGGACGTGCTGGGGTCAGGCATGCACCACCACCTCCAG AACAACGAGCTACTCCGTGACATCTTTGGCCTGGGCCCTGTGCTGGTGCTGGATGCTACTGCCTTGAAGGCCTGCAAGACCTCA